A section of the Rhodothermus profundi genome encodes:
- the holB gene encoding DNA polymerase III subunit delta': protein MGWDRIIGQERIVEALRRALAQQRVAHAYLFYGPDGTGKRAAALTFTQALQCAQGGNDPCGHCVPCTKVQRLIHPDVQVMLPHPSDADPDDLYERLQRLAAQPYATVDYVRRPVLDDPTRVSNKQAFYSVARINESLRRSVSFKPLEGRYKVAILIDADRMRVEAANAFLKLLEEPGPQTVFILTTSRPDLLLPTIRSRCQHLRFDPLPAEAIAQALMVREGVDEARAVMLARMADGSYSRALDLLENEVLQADREQALTFLRQAYRFHSEALVDLLEQLSTLGRERLKGLLQLMLGWVRDLVLFRTIGEQAPLVNLDQQEAIQRFCQNLPEADLEGMARLLEEALDLIERNVQPFLVLSVLAAALREAMHGQAPEHLVPALDDPLTLGLA, encoded by the coding sequence ATGGGCTGGGATCGCATTATCGGACAGGAGCGCATTGTCGAAGCGTTGCGCCGGGCGTTGGCGCAGCAGCGCGTGGCGCACGCCTATCTGTTCTACGGCCCCGACGGCACGGGCAAGCGGGCGGCTGCGTTGACGTTCACCCAGGCGTTGCAGTGTGCGCAGGGCGGCAACGATCCATGCGGCCACTGCGTGCCCTGCACCAAGGTGCAGCGGCTGATCCACCCGGACGTGCAGGTCATGCTACCGCACCCCAGCGATGCCGACCCGGACGACCTCTACGAACGCCTGCAACGACTGGCCGCGCAACCCTATGCCACCGTGGACTACGTGCGCCGGCCTGTGCTGGACGACCCGACCCGGGTCTCCAACAAGCAGGCCTTTTACTCGGTCGCTCGCATCAACGAATCGCTTCGGCGCAGCGTCAGCTTTAAACCGCTGGAAGGACGCTACAAGGTGGCGATCCTGATTGATGCCGACCGGATGCGCGTTGAGGCGGCCAACGCCTTTCTGAAGTTGCTGGAAGAGCCAGGGCCACAGACGGTTTTCATCCTCACCACTTCTCGCCCAGATCTTTTGCTGCCTACGATTCGATCCCGTTGCCAGCACCTCCGGTTCGATCCGCTGCCCGCCGAAGCCATCGCACAGGCGCTCATGGTGCGGGAAGGGGTAGACGAAGCGCGGGCCGTGATGCTGGCCCGTATGGCCGACGGTTCCTACAGTCGGGCCCTTGACCTGCTCGAAAACGAAGTGCTCCAGGCTGACCGCGAGCAGGCGCTGACTTTTCTGCGCCAGGCCTACCGCTTCCACAGCGAAGCCCTGGTCGATCTGCTGGAGCAACTGAGCACGCTGGGGCGCGAACGCCTCAAGGGGCTGTTGCAGCTTATGCTGGGGTGGGTGCGCGACCTGGTCCTGTTTCGGACGATCGGGGAGCAGGCTCCCCTGGTCAACCTGGATCAGCAGGAAGCCATCCAACGCTTCTGTCAAAATCTTCCCGAAGCCGACCTGGAGGGCATGGCCCGTTTGCTCGAAGAAGCACTGGATCTTATTGAACGGAATGTGCAGCCGTTCCTGGTGCTGAGCGTGCTGGCCGCTGCCCTGCGCGAGGCCATGCACGGCCAGGCGCCCGAACACCTTGTGCCGGCGCTGGACGACCCCCTGACGCTGGGCCTGGCCTGA
- the fusA gene encoding elongation factor G: protein MSVYEATHIRNVALVGHQGSGKTMLAEAMLYTAGVISRMGSIEEGNTVSDYHPSEKERGMSVFTSLLHVPWQDHKINVLDTPGYPDFVGEVLAALRVADLAIYVMNAVEGVQVGTELAWEYGREQQIPSMFVVNHLDRAESDFRTLVAQIKERFGRGATVVQIPAGTGTRSIIDVLHMKQLTYPKGSLQPEEREIDPAFQEEAEALHTALIEDIAENDEGLMELYFEKGTLTEDEMRKGLRAAMIRRQLFPIFVVSATEVIGISRLLSFLVNVAPSPADMPPAKLADGGTLAPDPSGPPVAFIFRTMAEQHVGDFSYFRVYSGTLEQGLDLENAQTGTVERLGALYAMNGREREAVPRMVAGDLGATVKLRDTHTNNTLRPKGTSFVLPPIAFPEPRYAVAVRPLREGDEDKMMQGLHQLVEEDPSLQIIQDPLLRQIVLAGQGEMHLEIARFRLKNRFGVEVEFVKPKVAYRETIQTSARTSYRHKKQTGGAGQFADISIHVEPLTEPFEPPSDITVRGEVTVETNWGARVHFVDAIVGGVIDMKRFFGAIQKGVLEAMQNGPIAGYPVGDVRVIIYHGGMHPVDSNEAAFKTAARMAFREAFKKAQPVLLEPIDEVEVIVPDTFTGDVMGDLNTRRARIQGIEMEGVFQKIKAYVPEAELYRYATTLRSLTQGRGIHRARFSHYEPMPRHVQEKVVAEAEAMQAA from the coding sequence ATGAGCGTCTACGAAGCCACGCACATTCGTAACGTTGCGCTGGTCGGCCATCAGGGAAGCGGCAAAACCATGCTGGCCGAAGCTATGCTCTACACGGCCGGCGTCATCTCGCGCATGGGATCCATCGAAGAAGGCAATACAGTCAGCGACTATCACCCCAGTGAAAAGGAGCGCGGCATGTCGGTCTTTACATCGCTGCTGCACGTCCCCTGGCAGGATCATAAAATCAACGTGCTCGACACGCCGGGCTATCCGGACTTTGTCGGAGAGGTGCTGGCCGCGCTCCGGGTAGCCGATCTGGCCATCTACGTGATGAATGCGGTGGAAGGCGTCCAGGTAGGTACAGAGCTGGCCTGGGAATACGGCCGCGAGCAGCAAATTCCGTCCATGTTCGTGGTCAACCACCTGGACCGGGCTGAGTCTGATTTCCGAACGCTGGTGGCGCAGATCAAAGAGCGGTTCGGACGCGGGGCCACCGTGGTGCAGATTCCGGCAGGCACGGGTACGCGCTCGATTATTGACGTGCTCCATATGAAGCAGCTCACCTACCCGAAAGGGAGCCTGCAGCCGGAAGAGCGTGAGATTGACCCGGCCTTTCAGGAGGAAGCAGAAGCGCTCCACACGGCACTCATCGAAGACATTGCGGAAAACGATGAAGGCCTGATGGAGCTGTACTTTGAAAAGGGGACGCTTACCGAGGATGAAATGCGCAAGGGGTTGCGGGCGGCTATGATCCGCCGGCAGCTCTTCCCGATCTTCGTGGTGAGCGCCACCGAAGTCATTGGCATTTCGCGGCTGCTGAGCTTTCTGGTTAACGTGGCGCCCTCGCCTGCCGATATGCCTCCTGCGAAGCTGGCAGATGGCGGTACGCTGGCGCCTGACCCCTCAGGACCGCCCGTCGCCTTCATTTTCCGCACGATGGCCGAGCAGCATGTGGGCGACTTTTCCTATTTCCGGGTCTACTCTGGTACGCTAGAGCAGGGACTGGACCTGGAAAATGCTCAGACGGGCACGGTGGAACGCCTGGGCGCGCTCTACGCCATGAATGGACGCGAGCGGGAGGCAGTCCCGCGGATGGTGGCCGGCGATCTGGGGGCCACGGTCAAGCTGCGCGACACGCACACCAACAATACGCTCCGGCCCAAAGGGACGTCTTTTGTGCTGCCGCCTATCGCGTTCCCTGAGCCGCGCTACGCGGTGGCCGTCCGTCCGCTACGGGAGGGCGATGAAGACAAAATGATGCAGGGGCTGCACCAGCTCGTCGAGGAAGATCCGTCGCTGCAAATTATCCAGGATCCGCTGCTGCGCCAGATCGTGCTGGCCGGACAGGGCGAGATGCACCTGGAAATTGCCCGCTTCCGGTTGAAGAACCGCTTCGGCGTGGAGGTGGAGTTTGTCAAACCCAAAGTGGCCTACCGAGAGACGATCCAGACCAGCGCGCGCACCTCGTACCGCCACAAGAAACAGACAGGGGGAGCCGGACAGTTCGCCGACATTTCCATTCATGTGGAGCCGCTGACGGAGCCGTTCGAGCCGCCTTCCGACATTACCGTGCGGGGTGAAGTGACCGTCGAAACAAACTGGGGCGCCCGCGTGCACTTCGTCGATGCCATCGTGGGCGGCGTCATCGACATGAAACGCTTCTTCGGTGCCATCCAGAAAGGCGTGTTGGAGGCCATGCAGAACGGCCCGATTGCCGGCTACCCGGTGGGCGATGTGCGCGTGATCATCTATCATGGGGGCATGCATCCGGTCGACTCCAACGAGGCCGCTTTTAAGACAGCCGCCCGCATGGCCTTCCGAGAGGCCTTCAAGAAGGCGCAACCGGTGCTGCTGGAGCCCATTGACGAGGTGGAAGTGATCGTACCCGATACCTTTACCGGCGATGTGATGGGCGATCTGAACACGCGCCGCGCCCGCATTCAGGGCATCGAAATGGAGGGTGTTTTCCAGAAGATCAAGGCCTACGTGCCCGAGGCGGAACTCTACCGCTACGCCACCACGCTGCGCTCGCTCACGCAGGGACGCGGCATTCACCGGGCCCGCTTCAGCCACTACGAACCCATGCCGCGCCACGTGCAGGAGAAAGTGGTGGCCGAAGCCGAAGCCATGCAGGCAGCATGA
- the tsaB gene encoding tRNA (adenosine(37)-N6)-threonylcarbamoyltransferase complex dimerization subunit type 1 TsaB: MKPLLLALETATDVCSVALFAGETLCFEAILQRGRIHAEQLVPLIANALERCERQAAELDAVAVSMGPGSYTGLRVGVSTAKGLVEATGARLIGVPTLEALAASVIPFAEPHDLVVPLLNSRRTEVYAAIYRITPDATLHPLAAPAALEAASVPEWLPSIEASHHTWLVGEGVQRVSAHLPEDSTTLRLLDPAQHSLRAFWVGWLGLARYRAERFEEVATFEPFYLKDFVAKPYRHAPAPSLSS, from the coding sequence ATGAAACCACTACTTCTGGCGTTAGAAACCGCCACAGACGTGTGCAGCGTGGCCCTGTTTGCCGGCGAAACGCTATGCTTCGAGGCCATCCTGCAGCGCGGGCGCATCCACGCCGAACAGCTTGTTCCGCTGATTGCCAACGCGTTGGAACGCTGCGAGCGGCAGGCGGCCGAGCTGGACGCGGTGGCGGTCTCCATGGGACCGGGCTCCTATACGGGACTTCGAGTGGGAGTCAGCACGGCCAAAGGACTGGTCGAAGCAACAGGGGCGCGCCTCATCGGCGTACCTACCCTGGAGGCACTGGCCGCTTCCGTCATCCCTTTTGCCGAACCCCACGATCTTGTGGTGCCGCTACTTAACTCACGCCGCACCGAAGTGTACGCGGCCATTTACCGCATCACACCCGATGCCACGCTGCACCCCCTGGCTGCTCCCGCCGCGCTGGAAGCTGCTTCGGTTCCTGAATGGCTTCCCTCTATTGAGGCTTCCCATCACACGTGGCTGGTAGGCGAAGGCGTGCAGCGCGTGTCGGCACATCTGCCGGAAGATTCAACAACCCTTCGCCTGCTTGATCCCGCTCAGCATTCCCTGCGCGCTTTCTGGGTGGGATGGCTCGGCCTGGCCCGCTACCGGGCCGAACGCTTTGAGGAGGTAGCCACCTTTGAGCCCTTCTACCTGAAGGATTTTGTGGCAAAGCCGTATCGGCACGCACCGGCCCCTTCCCTTTCCTCCTGA
- the accD gene encoding acetyl-CoA carboxylase, carboxyltransferase subunit beta, which yields MAWFKRKTQGILTSRDQQMDVPEGQWEKCPQCAHILHRRELTEHARVCPKCGHHFPMTSLEYFQLIFDEGRFTLHDQHLTSDDPLEFVDRKPYPARVEEAHRKTGLNEAAQRATGTIGGHPLSAAALDFRFIGGSMGSVVGEIVARAIQTAYAERIPLLIISQSGGARMMEGILSLMQMAKTAALLTRLDEVRMPYISLMTNPTTGGVTASFAMLGDINLAEPGALIGFAGPRVIRQAVGQDLPPGFQSAEFLREHGFLDDIVDRRQLRRYLIHLLDLLLESHSPLPTPPSTS from the coding sequence ATGGCCTGGTTTAAGCGCAAAACGCAGGGGATCCTGACGTCACGCGACCAGCAGATGGACGTGCCGGAGGGGCAGTGGGAAAAGTGTCCGCAATGCGCGCATATTCTTCACCGCCGTGAGCTGACCGAGCATGCGCGGGTATGTCCCAAGTGCGGGCACCATTTCCCGATGACCAGCCTTGAATACTTTCAGCTTATTTTCGACGAAGGCCGTTTTACGCTACATGATCAGCATCTAACGTCGGATGACCCCCTGGAATTTGTTGATCGCAAACCCTACCCGGCCCGCGTCGAAGAGGCCCATCGCAAAACAGGCCTGAACGAAGCCGCCCAGCGCGCTACCGGCACCATAGGTGGCCATCCCCTTTCGGCAGCTGCCCTGGACTTTCGCTTCATTGGCGGCTCAATGGGCTCCGTCGTGGGCGAAATTGTCGCCCGCGCCATCCAGACCGCTTATGCGGAACGTATTCCGCTGCTGATCATCTCGCAGAGCGGTGGCGCCCGCATGATGGAAGGGATTCTCAGTCTGATGCAGATGGCCAAGACGGCCGCTTTGCTCACGCGGCTCGATGAAGTGCGCATGCCCTATATCTCCCTCATGACCAATCCGACCACAGGCGGCGTTACCGCTTCATTTGCCATGCTGGGAGATATCAATCTGGCCGAGCCTGGCGCATTGATCGGTTTTGCCGGCCCGCGTGTCATTCGCCAGGCCGTAGGGCAGGACCTGCCTCCCGGCTTTCAGAGCGCTGAATTCCTGCGAGAACACGGTTTTCTGGATGACATTGTAGACCGCCGCCAGCTCCGCCGCTACCTGATTCACCTGCTTGATCTGTTACTGGAATCTCATTCCCCCTTGCCCACCCCCCCATCGACATCGTAG